In Takifugu rubripes chromosome 22, fTakRub1.2, whole genome shotgun sequence, the genomic window CAATCAAAACACTGTCAAGTCGGACACTGAAAGCTAAAGCTTGATATTTAGTTGCACATAAAGAAGAACTGAAGACAATACCGTTTTACATGTAAACATATCTCTTGACATTTCTTCTCATAAAGCTTATGGTGACATTATACTATGCGAAATTAAATTTGGCAGGATTGCAGGGATAGAGACATGTAACCATAACTGTGTTTGGCGCCATAGAACCACGATATTGTGGTTTGAGTAACCAGATTAGATAGATGAACCTTTGCTTGGcatcttgtttttctcatgtgcTGCTTTTCCTTGCAGCACTATAGTGAAATGATATCCTTTAATTTAAACATAATTGAATTGTTCTAGTTTAACATCCTACACTCAGTTACACCAATTGTTCCTGCCCCAAAAAGCATTTTCGATTGTGTAGACGTCACCAAACAAAGTGACAAATTCAATTTTCTGCAGTATACTTCTGCCCTAACAAGCTTGCTCTTCCTTCAAGCATTGACAAACACCAATCGGGTGGAGTAGATCAGGTCGGCCAGGTAAAGGACAAAGTTAACACCACTTAGCACAGCCACGGCCATACACTTATCCCAAATACACAACCCTGCACCGCCACAGGTGGAAGGCCTTTGTTTTATTCCCCTGTGTTTGGGGTCAAACTTGAATATGGGCCAGATAATGGTAGCAGACAAATAGAGGACCACGGCCAGAAGTGCATAGGCAGACAGGAAACGGGCGAAAGGGAAGGGAAGACAGCCAGTGCACTCGCCGATACAGAGCATGATGATGGCTGCCGATAGGATGAAGCAAATGCAGTAGACAGCCATGCAGTACTTCAGAGCATCATGATTGTCATACAGTATGGGATCGCTGATGAAGACAAAGATGATGCAGGCCACAAAGGTCTCACACACCTTCAGCAGACCAGGGGCTGTAGCCATGTAACCTGCAACTTCACCAGGCCGTGCCTTGCTGATGCTCACCTCGGTCATGTAGGCAATAGTGGCTAGACAGGAAAAGACAGTTGACACGATACGGTACTTTTGGACTTCAGATGAACCACTGGAACCTTTGAGGAAGTAGAGGGGGAAGATTATGGAGGCGGACAGGCAGAGGAGGGCAGCGTAGCAGGCGAAGGTGATTGGGAAGTTCTTCCAAGAAACAGGGGCTCTGGTCTGAAGGCCAAAGAGCTCCACCAGAATAACGACCAGGGTACCAGCAAAACTGAAGGCCCAGCAGAAGATGCACCAGTCTCCAGTTCCATGATTAAGGCCACCACCGTGTACCGCCACAGAAAAGGCCACGCAGGAGAAGATCAGGGCTGCTAACCGGGCCCACAGGAGGGGGCTGGAGTGCAAAACGATGGCCATGAGGTTAGATTTCTACAGCCACTCAGATCAGGCAATGGAACTATAGGAAGAAAAGATATGTGAGGTTTATGACAACATAGGTTTAGACATCATTTTCctaatctttatttttgttttactttacGAGAATAGTCAAAGCACCGAGAATAAAGCAGCAATGGTAACAGATTGGCGTTGACTGCACTCATCTGGCAATCATCTTTTTTCCTGGATGATCTTAACATCCAGAATAGTCAATGAAGAAGAGATTGGGCAGATTGTTTGACTCAAGCATTCATCCAGGCGTATATCTTCGGTATCAGGTGTGGCCAACCTCCCTCAACTCTACAGACTGTTTGTCATGTTCCAAACATGTCGTTCTTCATTTATTCCACTCTCATGACCACATCTGCTCCAAATACGCTCCAAACCAAAAATGCTAATTTTTCCCCGtcagaaatgtttatttgtAGCTAATATTTAAATTACAAAAGA contains:
- the myadmb gene encoding myeloid-associated differentiation marker homolog, yielding MAIVLHSSPLLWARLAALIFSCVAFSVAVHGGGLNHGTGDWCIFCWAFSFAGTLVVILVELFGLQTRAPVSWKNFPITFACYAALLCLSASIIFPLYFLKGSSGSSEVQKYRIVSTVFSCLATIAYMTEVSISKARPGEVAGYMATAPGLLKVCETFVACIIFVFISDPILYDNHDALKYCMAVYCICFILSAAIIMLCIGECTGCLPFPFARFLSAYALLAVVLYLSATIIWPIFKFDPKHRGIKQRPSTCGGAGLCIWDKCMAVAVLSGVNFVLYLADLIYSTRLVFVNA